The genomic stretch CAGTATATTTGATGTGGGGTGATGGATGCCCGGTGTCCGATCGGGCTGTGTAAAAACTTCATTTCGACGGTAGGGCCTGTCCCGACTTCCATCGGGAAGAAATCTCACTAATCAGGTATTTGAGGTTTTTCCTGTCGTCAGTATGACAACCGATTTTGAGTTTTTACACAGTCTCCGATGTCTTTGGCAGGGATTGAGTGTAGTAGGCCGTCGGCGGTATTCAGTGATCAGTAGTCGGTGTCGGGATTTGTCCGTTACGGTGGATTCCATTGGGGTAATCCCCTCAGCTAATACTTTTTTAGAGTAGATTACCGTGATAAACCGAATAAAAGTAAAGTCTCCCCGCTTACCGTAAGCGGGGAGACTTTCTCATTCTGAAGGGGAGAAGGATAGTTTTGCTATGGACTCAGCTTTTCCATAGAGAGGCACGGTACACATCTTAGCTATCAAAGAAATCATGTGAAGAGGCTGCTACATTCATCACCTCAATTTCGGGAAGGCCTTCCAGACCACTGTCATCCCGTTGCTTTTGGAAAGACAGGAATGATGGAACCTGAAGCAATTGTTTTTGTATATGCTCATTTTTGTAGTGTGAGAGGTGAACAAATGTTCTTCCATCTTCACACAAATAAGATACATAGTTAAAAATCCCGGTGTCCATTTTTTTGAAATCAGACATAAAGGATTTAATGTTCTCCATGTTCTGTTGAACAAAACCTGGGTTTACAGTGTATGTTACTTTTACGACGATCATTTTTAATTTTATAAGATAAGGTTAAGTAAATTCATTTCAACTATATGACCAATGCATAGCAGAAACGTGACAAGGTCATGGAAATATTTTTGCCTTTGCGCAGTTTTTGGCTGGAAGTCCGCATACTTCGACCAAATCTTCCAATCTTATAATTTTTTAATTTCACAATTCTTCCACCGGTGTAATGGTTGCGATGGTGCCGTCAGGTTTATGGGTGAGTTTGGCCATTTTGATGTTTCTCAGGTGGGTTTTGCCGGACAGTTGGGTGTCATGGTAAAAGATATACCATTGGTCTTCCACTTTCACAATGGAGTGATGGTTGGTCCAGCCCTGTACCGGCTTTAAGATGACCCCCTGGTAGGTAAACGGGCCGTAAGGATTGTCTCCGGTAGCATAAGCGATATTATGGGTGTCACCGGTAGAGTAGGAAAAATAGTAAGTTTCCCCGAGCTTGTGCAGCCAGGCAGCCTCGAAGAAACGCTTTTCATGATCGCCGGCCTTGATAGGTTCACCTTCCTGGTCCAGGATCAATATGTCTTTCGGTGCCTCGCCAAATTGCAGCATGTCATCGCTGAGTTTGGCCACTTGGGGAGCGATGGCCGGCTCATCATCAGCGGGTTCGTCGGCAAAAGGGCTGTCCCCAGTGGAAAGGTATTTCCCCGTGCGCCATTTTTGCAATTGGCCACCCCAGATACCTCCCCAATAAATGTAGTGAGTTCCGTCAGTATCTTCAAATACCGCAGGATCAATGCTGAAGCTGTCTTTGATCGGCTCGGGCTGTGCCTTAAACGGGCCTGTGGGATTGTCGGCGACGGCTACCCCCAGCCTGAAAATGTCTTCCCGGTCTTTTGCCGGAAAGTAGAGGTAATAGTTGCCGTCTTTTTCTGCGGCATCCGGAGCCCACATTTGCCTTTTTGCCCAGGGAACATCCTTGATGTCCAGTACTTTTCCATGGTCCCGGATAGCCGATTCAGGACTTTCCATTGAATAGACATGGTAATCCATCATGTTGAAATGGGCTCCGGAGTCATCTTCCTTCACAGTAGTTTCTACATCATGAGAAGGATAGACATAGATATTTCCTTCAAATACATGAGCGGATGGATCTGCTGTAAAATGATCGGTACTCAAGGGTTCGGAGAGGTATTGAACACTGTCTTGGCCTGCGGTTTTTGTCGTGTCACCAGAGGTGGTTTGCTCGTATGAAGTCTTGGTTTGGCAGTGGGAAAAAAGTACCATCATTCCTCCGAAGATAAGGGCTGATTTTAGGTTGTTGTGAAGCTGGTTCATACTGGTTATGCTAGGTTTTGTTTCTATCAACAATTACTGGCGTCCGACTAAATTTCAAATATGATCAAAAACTGTCTTTAAATAGAAATTTGAAGGTTTTTATTCCAATCCCAAAAATGACCCCCCTCCCCTAAAGGGAGCTTTAGAAAGTCCCCTTTAGGGGAGGGGGCAAAACAGTTGATTTTTTTAATATGACGATTGTTTTCTCGGACTCCGGTAATCAAAAATAACAAATAAAATGAATATATGGAATTTTCATGAAATCGGTTGTATTTTGAAATAGTGCCAAAGCCAAGACTTTAGACCGGAGACTGAAAACGGATCCGTGCAGGGGGAGAAGGTGAACTGTGCAGGTTGTGTGAAAACTTGTTGTTTCGACAGCATAGCCTGCCCCGCATGACTATCGGAGACAAACGATTTCGAGTTTTTGCGCAGTCTCCGTGGACAGTGAACCTTGGAGTACCAGGTACAGTGAGCGATAATAACTAACCCAATACCCAAAAAAAGGCAGCTCCACAGGGAGCTGCCTTTTGGTTAGCGTAATGCTTATCTGTATTTATTTTTGATTGAAATGGTAGTAAGCATCACTCCATCTCAACTCGTTTTGGATTCCTCTTAAAGTAGTGTCTTGGTCGATATTGACACTTTCGATGCCGGCCATTACGGCGAAGTCATTCAAATGCTCGGTGGTAAGGTTTTGGCTGAAGCAAGTGTGGTGTGCACCTCCTGCCAAGATCCATGCAGCACATCCGGTCTTCATATTCGGCAGAGGCTTCCACATTACCCTTGCTACGGGGAGCTTGGGAAGGTCCTTGAGTGGTTTTACCGCTTCCACTTCATTGACAATAAGCCTGAAGCGATTGCCCATGTCCACGATGGAAGCATTTAGGCCATTGCCACCTGCGCCGTTGAATACGAGCCTAACCGGATCTTCTTTGCCGCCAATACCCAATGGGTGCACTTCACATGAAATTTTCTCAGAGGTAAGTGTTGGGTCCACTTCCAGCATATGGGAGCCCAGTACCAAGCTATTGTTTGGGTCGAAGTGGTAAGTGTAATCTTCCATAAAGGCATTGCCACCTTCCAGCCCGCTGCCCATTACTTTCATGGCGCGTACCAAAGCTGCGGTTTTCCAGTCTCCTTCACCGGCATACGCATAACCGTCCGCCATCAGTCGTTGGGTGGCGATACCTGGCAATTGCTTCATACCATAAAGGTCCTCGAAGGTGTTGGAGAAACCTTTAAATCCGCCTTCTTCCAAAAACGCGCGCATGCCCAATTCGATTTTGGCAGCGTCCACCAGGGATTGACGTTTGGTACCATTGGCCTGAAGGTCCTCAGAAAGTGTATAAGTCGCTTCGTACTCTTTGATCAAGGCTTTTAGATCACTTTCGGAGACAGCCTCGATTTTGGTAACCAGGTCTCCTACAGCGTAGGTGTTGACAGAAAATCCAAATTTCAATTCTGCTTCTACCTTGTCACCGTCCGTTACGGCTACAAAGCGCATGTTGTCTCCAAATCGGGCAAACTTGGCTCCTTGCCAGTCATGCCATCCGCTGGCTGCTCTGGCCCAAACGTCGATCTGGGAATGTACTTCCTCATCCTTCCAGTGACCTACGACTACTTTACGCTTTACTTTCATGCGGGCAGTCATAAAGCCAAATTCACGGTCTCCATGCGCACTTTGGTTAAGGTTCATGAAATCCATGTCGATGGAGTTCCAAGGGATGTCTTGGTTGTATTGGGTATGCAAGTGGAGCATGGGCTTTTGAAGGATTTTAAGGCCATTGATCCACATTTTTGCAGGGGAAAAGGTATGCATCCAAGTGATTATCCCGATGCAATTGGGGGCATTATTGGCTTCCTGAACGGCAGCATAAATTTCTTCCGTGGTCGTTACGATCGGCTTGAAGACGGTTGTGACTGAGATTTTTTTGGACTTATTCAGTTCTTCAGCGATGATTTGGGCATGTTCGGTCACCTGCTGAAGGGCTTCCGGCCCGTACAGATGCTGGCTTCCGGTAATGAACCAAACCTCGTTTTCTTTCAGATTTTTCATATCTCTTTCTTACTTATTTGTTTTATTGTTTTGCATTACATCCAGAAGAAGTAGTAGAGCAGCCCGACGATCAGGATAATGCCGGCAGCGCCAATATTAAATGGCGTTACGGTATGGAAGAGTGACGGGTCGGTGTTGAAGGATTTCGGATCGGCAGTTTCCATCTTAACATTGGTATAAAGAATGGTGCCCAGCATAAGAAAAAGTGCTGCCATCATGAAGATCGATTCGATTCCCATGTGGGCGTAGCTGCTGTATAGCCCAAACCCTAATGCGGCACAAACTATCCCGAGAATGATAAAGAAATAGCTGGATGCGATCGTTTTGGCAGCCTGCTTTCCGGCTTTATGGTCTGGATTGACAAATTTCTTTTTCTCGGCAAAGCTGATGAGTGATGCGATAAAGCAAAGGATGATAAATACATATCCCATTCTCAATAAGAATGGCATTTCAGGATAAAACACCTTAAAGATGATACCTGCTGGGATCGTCGCAATGGCGGTCCAAAGTGCAGCACTTGCTGTGGCCTGTCGCCAGATGAGTCCCATGCCAAATACGACTACGACACCCGGGTAAATGTATCCTGTGTACTCTTGGATGTATTGGAAAACCTGATCTAAGGAGGCCAGCTGTGGAGCCACTAACATGGCAATGGCCAAGGCTACCACGGCCACGATTCTACCTGTTTTCACCAATTGACGGTTATTGGCATCCGGCTTAAAGTATACCTTATAGATGTCCATGGTGAAGATAGTAGAGGTACTATTGATCATGGAGGCCAGGGACGAAACGATGGCTGCTGCCAATGCTGCAAAAGCCAGTCCCCTGATGCCGTTAGGGATGAAGTTTCTCAAAAGCCAAGGATAAGCTTCATCGGATTTTTGGATGGTGCCGATCTGCTCGACAGGCATATTGAGAATGGCTGAGAGTTGCTCAGGGCTATAATCATTTATCAACACATAAGCGGCAATACCGGGAATCACTACGATGATCGGCATCAGGAGCTTAAGATAACCGGCAAAGAGAAGGCCTTTTTTGGCTTCTTCAATACTTTTTGCGGCAAGACCTTTTTGGATAATGTACTGGTTAAAACCCCAGTAGCCCAAATTGGTCAACCACATCCCCCCCAAGATGACGGCAAGTCCAGGCAGGTCCTGGAAAGCATCCCTGGTGCCTCCGACGCCATCGGGCACCATGACCCTCCCTTGCGGCATGATCATGACAAAGTGGTCTTTTGCTTCGTTGTAAAGATTACTCATGCCGGCAATGGCTCCTTCACCCATTCCTACTGCTTCCAGTGCAAGGAACGTGGTGATCAATCCACCGGCGACCAGGATAATGACCTGTACCACATCTGTCCAGGCTACGGCCTCCAGGCCACCATAAATGGAATAAATCCCCGAGAAAATCAACAGGCCAATAATGCCGTATTGAAGGGGGATGCCCATGATCTTATCCAGTGCCAGTGCACCGAGGTAACTTACAGAGGTAAGGTTTACAAAAACGTATACCAGCAGCCAAAACACGGCAAAGGCAGTGCTTACCCCTTTGTTAAATCGTTCGCTAAGGAACTGTGGCATGGTATATACACCGTGCTTCAGAAAAATAGGAAGGAAGTACTTTGCTACTACGATAAGGGCTATCGCAGCGATCCACTCATAGGCGGATATTCCCAGTCCAATGGCGAAACCGGATCCAGATGTGCCTATAAAGTGTTCTGCCGAAATATTGGCGGCGATGAGCGAGGCACCGACAGCCCACCAAGTAAGTGATTTATCTGCCAGGAAATATTCCTGGGCTGTTTTTTCCAAGCCTTTCTTTGACCTGGAAACCCATAGCCCGACCGATACGATGGCCAACGCGTAAATGACGAAAATGACATAATCCAATGTCGAAAAACCTGCAGTCATAATTTGATATTGAGGGTTTATGTTGACTTTACTGCTTGGGCAGTATTCGCATAAATTGATTTAAGTGTCATATTTACACCTAAAAAATCAGAAAAAAAAATAATGAGTAAAAAATTACTCATTAGCGGTGGGGATTTCATTCCTGGGAATAAAATTCAACACCGTTTGAAACTGATTTTTATATTTGCTTTCATCGATGCTGTAATAGAAGGCCCCTTTTTTAGAACTGGTCTTGTCCTTGTCATTTTCCTTGATCAGCATATTGGTAGAAAGCACCTTTCTGGTGAAATTCCGTTTATCGATTTTGGTTTCATAAAGGCTTTCGTACATGGCCTGAAGATGAGGTAGGGTGAATTTTTTTGGCAAGAGCTCAAAAAGAATGGGGTGGAGGGCTGCTTTGTATCGCAGCCGGCTTTTGGCCATTTCCACCATTTCCTCATGATCAAATATCAGGTGCGGAAGCTCATTCATGGAAAACCAATGGGCATGAAATTTATCACTGATCTGTTGTTCGTATTTGTGGATGTCGATAAGGGCCACATAGGCTACAGCGATGGTGCGCTCCACAGGATCCCTGTCCGGCCTGCTAAAGGTATGCATCTGCTCCATATATACATCTTCCAATCCTGTAAGCTTCTTCAAAATCCTATTGGCAGCTTGGTCAAGGGATTCGTCAAACTGAAGGAACCCTCCCATTAAGCTCCACTTTTCCTTTTCAGGAGCAAAGCCACGCTGGATAAGCAAAAGTTTATAATCTGAGCCATCAAAGCCAAAAATGATACAGTCGATGGCGGTCAGGATTCTGGTCTGATTGGAATATTTGATCATGTTTTACAATTAGTAACAGGTCTGTTTGGGAATAAAAAGCTAATAAGTATGCTTTTTACCATGATTTTAATTGGGGCTCGTAAAACTAACTATAATTTTTAGTATTTGCCAAATTTGGGCATTAGTGCCCAGGAGTATCGCTTTTAAAGCGCAGATGCTGTCATTTATCCTAAGTTGCTGAAATTTTCATCTTCATATTAGGAGGGATCTCTTTTCAAATTAGCATAGTGTAAGGGATTCCTCGTTTCTCGGACAATTCGTTTTCATAATATGGACATCTCCTTTTTAACGAATGGAGAATCTAAAACCAGTTTCCCCGTATTAGTGTTCATCATTGACTTCTATCCAGTAGCCATTCGGGTCTTGGATATAGATTTGGCGAATGCCATCGGGGCGGATGTTTACCTTGTTCTTTTCACCCGGCCAATCTTCGAAGGAAATGTTGTGCTTTTTAAGTTTTTCGATAAATCCGTCCAAATCTTCCATGCTAAAACACAGGTGGTTGATTTTATTGATGGTGGGCTCCTCCCACGGTTGTTGCTCGATAAGGTGAAGCTGGCTATCGCCAATGTTATACCACACGTGCAACCCGTCCTTAAAAGGTTCTTCAATTTCCTGGAGTGCTAAAAAGTCTCCATAAAATTCAGCACTTGCTTTTAGATCTTGGACATAAACGGCAATGTGGTTCAATTTTGTTTGACTATAGGTACTCATGCTAATGCAGAATAATAATATGGTAAGTAAGGTGAATGTTTTTTTCATGCTATTTTGGGGATAGTATGGGCTAAAAATAAGAAAAAGCGGGGACATGCCCCGCTTTTTGGTTTATTCTGTTGTCACGGCTTCTTTTGAAAAAGCCAGCTGCTCGGCTTCCTCAAAGAGCTTGATGCCTTGCTGATAGATTTCATTGACATCATTGATCACTTTGTAGAATGCATTGTCATCGAAAATATTACGCCCCATATGTGCTTTTAGGAGTGTCTGGAGGTAAGACTTGGATTTTTCGTAATCCTTTTCGTCAAATTTCACCTTGTTTTTTTCTCCAATGGCAATTAATTTTTTTAATGCCTTGTCAGAAAATTCGAAATCATTGTAATAGGTTTCAAAGTTCATGTTTTCGAATTTGCCTTTATTATCTTCCAAATAGTCCATGATAAATTCCCTGTGCGAATCTGAACTGAACAACCTGCCAACATAACTGCTGCTCATGGTGGTGTCCATTGGGACAAAATAGTCCGGCATAATACCGCCGCCGCCATACACAGTTCTTCCTTTCACGGTTTGGTATTTAAGTGAATCATTGAAATGGACGCTGTCGGCACTGAAAAACTCTCCGTGCTCATACCTGTTGATCCAGTCCATGTTGTATTCGTTGGGATCATCTCCGTAGGGTTTTTGGATAGAACGGCCAGACGGCGTGTAATATCTGGCGATGGTCAATCGCAGCTCGGCACCATCTGAAAGATCGATTGGCATTTGTACCAAGCCTTTTCCAAATGACCTTCTGCCGACGATCAGTGCGCGGTCATTGTCCTGGAGGGCTCCTGCTACAATTTCCGAAGCCGAAGCACTACCTTCGTTGATCAGCACCACAACAGAGCCGTCTTCAAATTCGCCTGGACGCATGGCGAATGCCTTTTGATTATAACGGCTAACTTTTCCTTTTTGGGAAACGATCATGGCATTGTCCGTAAGGATCTCGTCGGCGATGTTAATAGCAGCTCCCATATATCCTCCTGGGTTACCTTGGAGGTCAAGGACTAGCTTGCTCATTCCTTCAGCTTTCAGCGTTTCGATCGCTTCTTTAAATTCATCATAGGTAGTGGCTGCGAAACGGGTGATCTTGATGTAGCCTGTGTCATCACTGATCATATAGGAAGCGTTGATGCTGTGTTGTGGGATTTTATCCCTAGTGATAGCATAATCGATCAGCTCTTTATGGTTCTTCCTTTTGATGCCGACATTGACCACAGAACCTTTTGGCCCTCTGAGCAAGTCAAAGACATCCCGGTTGGTCACACCGGTGCCTGCTACGGTTTCGCCATCTACTGTGATGATTTGATCGCCTGATTGGATGCCCAGTTTTTCGGAAGGCCCTCCTGTTAGGGGTGCTACCACGTAGATGGTATCTCTAAGAATACCAAATTCTACACCTATGCCATCAAACTCTCCATCCAGTTGGCTTTGGGCCAGTTGGGCATCTTCTGCAGGGATATAGCTGGAATGGGGATCAAGTTCTTCCAGCATCTTTTCGATGCCATGTTCTACCAGTTTGGTGGTATTGACTGTGTCCACATAGTCTCTATCGATATAGGTGATGATTTCCTGTAATTTATAGAGAGCTGCTTTCAGATCATTCTGGTCTGTTTTCGGCTCCGCAAAAGTGGCTCCGATCCAGATGCCTGCAGAAATAGCCAAGGCCAGGATGATAGGCAGCCTGATTTGCGATTTGGTGTTTTTTGATGGTTTCACATCAGGTTGTGAAGTGTTTTTTTCTTCGCTCACGATATCCTCTTTTATGATTTTTAGAAAAGGTTCAGTCTACGACTGATTTTCAAATATACAATTTAACATGATTTTCCACTATTTCGTTTTAATAAACGGAAGAAAATCAATTTAGGTAAGCTCAATTCCTTTTTTTAGCTGAAAAAATTTTACTTTTGTTCTTACATGTCAGGTGAATCTAACATACAGAAACGATCAATTGAGGAATTAGTTAAGGAAAACTATGTCTTTGCTGGTGTTTTGCATTATTTTGGTATCAGTTTTTACAAGTATGAATGCCAGTCCCTTGAGGAAGTTTGCCGTAAGTTCAGGGTAAATCCACAGCAGCTCATCAGTGAGCTCGAGGTATGGGCTTGGAGAAAGGAGCCCAGTCATGAAGAACTTTACTTGCGGCCGATTGAAGTACTGGTGGAATACCTGAAAAATAAACACCACTTTTTTCTCAGACACCAATTGCCGTTCCTG from Echinicola soli encodes the following:
- a CDS encoding glycoside hydrolase family 43 protein produces the protein MNQLHNNLKSALIFGGMMVLFSHCQTKTSYEQTTSGDTTKTAGQDSVQYLSEPLSTDHFTADPSAHVFEGNIYVYPSHDVETTVKEDDSGAHFNMMDYHVYSMESPESAIRDHGKVLDIKDVPWAKRQMWAPDAAEKDGNYYLYFPAKDREDIFRLGVAVADNPTGPFKAQPEPIKDSFSIDPAVFEDTDGTHYIYWGGIWGGQLQKWRTGKYLSTGDSPFADEPADDEPAIAPQVAKLSDDMLQFGEAPKDILILDQEGEPIKAGDHEKRFFEAAWLHKLGETYYFSYSTGDTHNIAYATGDNPYGPFTYQGVILKPVQGWTNHHSIVKVEDQWYIFYHDTQLSGKTHLRNIKMAKLTHKPDGTIATITPVEEL
- the araA gene encoding L-arabinose isomerase translates to MKNLKENEVWFITGSQHLYGPEALQQVTEHAQIIAEELNKSKKISVTTVFKPIVTTTEEIYAAVQEANNAPNCIGIITWMHTFSPAKMWINGLKILQKPMLHLHTQYNQDIPWNSIDMDFMNLNQSAHGDREFGFMTARMKVKRKVVVGHWKDEEVHSQIDVWARAASGWHDWQGAKFARFGDNMRFVAVTDGDKVEAELKFGFSVNTYAVGDLVTKIEAVSESDLKALIKEYEATYTLSEDLQANGTKRQSLVDAAKIELGMRAFLEEGGFKGFSNTFEDLYGMKQLPGIATQRLMADGYAYAGEGDWKTAALVRAMKVMGSGLEGGNAFMEDYTYHFDPNNSLVLGSHMLEVDPTLTSEKISCEVHPLGIGGKEDPVRLVFNGAGGNGLNASIVDMGNRFRLIVNEVEAVKPLKDLPKLPVARVMWKPLPNMKTGCAAWILAGGAHHTCFSQNLTTEHLNDFAVMAGIESVNIDQDTTLRGIQNELRWSDAYYHFNQK
- a CDS encoding sodium/sugar symporter, which gives rise to MTAGFSTLDYVIFVIYALAIVSVGLWVSRSKKGLEKTAQEYFLADKSLTWWAVGASLIAANISAEHFIGTSGSGFAIGLGISAYEWIAAIALIVVAKYFLPIFLKHGVYTMPQFLSERFNKGVSTAFAVFWLLVYVFVNLTSVSYLGALALDKIMGIPLQYGIIGLLIFSGIYSIYGGLEAVAWTDVVQVIILVAGGLITTFLALEAVGMGEGAIAGMSNLYNEAKDHFVMIMPQGRVMVPDGVGGTRDAFQDLPGLAVILGGMWLTNLGYWGFNQYIIQKGLAAKSIEEAKKGLLFAGYLKLLMPIIVVIPGIAAYVLINDYSPEQLSAILNMPVEQIGTIQKSDEAYPWLLRNFIPNGIRGLAFAALAAAIVSSLASMINSTSTIFTMDIYKVYFKPDANNRQLVKTGRIVAVVALAIAMLVAPQLASLDQVFQYIQEYTGYIYPGVVVVFGMGLIWRQATASAALWTAIATIPAGIIFKVFYPEMPFLLRMGYVFIILCFIASLISFAEKKKFVNPDHKAGKQAAKTIASSYFFIILGIVCAALGFGLYSSYAHMGIESIFMMAALFLMLGTILYTNVKMETADPKSFNTDPSLFHTVTPFNIGAAGIILIVGLLYYFFWM
- a CDS encoding NUDIX hydrolase, with amino-acid sequence MIKYSNQTRILTAIDCIIFGFDGSDYKLLLIQRGFAPEKEKWSLMGGFLQFDESLDQAANRILKKLTGLEDVYMEQMHTFSRPDRDPVERTIAVAYVALIDIHKYEQQISDKFHAHWFSMNELPHLIFDHEEMVEMAKSRLRYKAALHPILFELLPKKFTLPHLQAMYESLYETKIDKRNFTRKVLSTNMLIKENDKDKTSSKKGAFYYSIDESKYKNQFQTVLNFIPRNEIPTANE
- a CDS encoding VOC family protein, whose protein sequence is MKKTFTLLTILLFCISMSTYSQTKLNHIAVYVQDLKASAEFYGDFLALQEIEEPFKDGLHVWYNIGDSQLHLIEQQPWEEPTINKINHLCFSMEDLDGFIEKLKKHNISFEDWPGEKNKVNIRPDGIRQIYIQDPNGYWIEVNDEH
- a CDS encoding S41 family peptidase, with translation MSEEKNTSQPDVKPSKNTKSQIRLPIILALAISAGIWIGATFAEPKTDQNDLKAALYKLQEIITYIDRDYVDTVNTTKLVEHGIEKMLEELDPHSSYIPAEDAQLAQSQLDGEFDGIGVEFGILRDTIYVVAPLTGGPSEKLGIQSGDQIITVDGETVAGTGVTNRDVFDLLRGPKGSVVNVGIKRKNHKELIDYAITRDKIPQHSINASYMISDDTGYIKITRFAATTYDEFKEAIETLKAEGMSKLVLDLQGNPGGYMGAAINIADEILTDNAMIVSQKGKVSRYNQKAFAMRPGEFEDGSVVVLINEGSASASEIVAGALQDNDRALIVGRRSFGKGLVQMPIDLSDGAELRLTIARYYTPSGRSIQKPYGDDPNEYNMDWINRYEHGEFFSADSVHFNDSLKYQTVKGRTVYGGGGIMPDYFVPMDTTMSSSYVGRLFSSDSHREFIMDYLEDNKGKFENMNFETYYNDFEFSDKALKKLIAIGEKNKVKFDEKDYEKSKSYLQTLLKAHMGRNIFDDNAFYKVINDVNEIYQQGIKLFEEAEQLAFSKEAVTTE